A single region of the Tigriopus californicus strain San Diego chromosome 8, Tcal_SD_v2.1, whole genome shotgun sequence genome encodes:
- the LOC131884682 gene encoding uncharacterized protein LOC131884682, with translation MSSLLPILGKLILSSGFRPNNITCQRLLRTTNIIMSQDKFQGKSDRFRGITVTSHEEVCPSDQFEGKLQVSLSDWKQNGVRGVWFYVGLEQSDWVPVLVKNGFIFHHARPDRVALVKWLPEDQDNQIPPYAHHMVGVGGMVINEKDDILVVQEKHSFGPHWKLPGGYVDPGENFAETAVREIKEETGVDTEFNSVIAFRHSHNYNYGCSDIYVITHLTPKVSEITKCDREIAACQWMPLTEYMEHPLVHETNRFFARKFLENRRMGVAITLHETMLKIKQFERKQNIYTLGVTGNEPSKANL, from the exons ATGTCTTCCTTGTTGCCTATACTCGGCAAGCTTATTCTAAGCTCTGGTTTTCGACCGAATAACATCACTTGTCAAAGACTCTTGAGAACAACGAATATAATCATGAGCCAGGACAAATTCCAGGGCAAATCCGATCGATTTCGTGGCATCACCgtgacttcccatgaagaagtTTGCCCTAGTGATCAATTTGAGGGCAAACTTCAAGTGTCCTTATCTGATTGGAAGCAAAAC GGTGTCCGTGGAGTTTGGTTTTATGTTGGCTTGGAGCAAAGTGATTGGGTCCCTGTATTGGTGAAAAACGgattcattttccaccatGCTCGACCAGACCGAGTTGCATTAGTGAAATGGTTACCGGAGGATCAAGATAATCAG ATTCCTCCCTATGCTCATCATATGGTCGGAGTGGGTGGGATGGTGATCAATGAGAAGGATGACATCTTGGTGGTCCAAGAAAAGCACAGTTTTGGACCCCATTGGAAACTGCCGGGAG GTTACGTGGATCCCGGAGAGAATTTCGCCGAAACAGCGGTTCGTGAAATCAAGGAGGAAACCGGAGTTGATACAGAGTTCAATTCCGTAATAGCTTTTAG GCATTCCCATAACTACAATTACGGTTGTTCAGACATTTACGTCATCACTCATTTGACTCCCAAAGTCAGCGAGATCACGAAATGTGACCGGGAAATTGCGGCCTGTCAATGGATGCCTTTGACCGAGTACATGGAACATCCATTGGTTCACGAGACCAACCGTTTCTTCGCTCGCAAGTTCCTCGAGAACCGTCGAATGGGCGTGGCGATCACTCTTCACGAAACCATGCTCAAAATCAAGCAGTTTGAGCGCAAACAAAACATTTACACCCTCGGCGTGACCGGCAACGAGCCAAGCAAGGCAAACCTTTAG
- the LOC131884672 gene encoding transmembrane protein 214-A-like produces the protein MSSNGTAVGSGGWEKVKAGGKGGKHKAGPGSNNGNQSNNKKAAAAAAQAKMPKWNDVLPLEESTRFTTVLNNNNGATKSSNPGSPAKSSKTNGVQKKKPKSGKENGTAAKESDKKPATLQEAVKKVNITELKSILTSVKSLYPDNQIIWLRDAASYFNVTLATEQPLSLDEPFVDQPLALLNKETKKTLTQLCQQCSEGALHTGFETLLANLVHDMARNVSGTGYLVMLQLMADQHPSLCIRNSERYSELMNSYQNRSHVGKALLWTLGQGGKKDLAVGFAVWTEFMLPVLSLKNYSRFVVDYLVALLERHKSSIRGQTRLLCSSQFLKVFDAMFVNASNLNKELQASLLSQYQSIKVISIGDCSNDHELFTEFLRRVQNTVQDPENYSEDYKQESLKCLEDCLTNNKATWKHWHESYITFLPASAQLLMHLDENWSKLGKKVNKTEAKETFEAFQDHNESVSASKEGVTEAFISLESLLSKMGRNSTGSWFPWKTFIVLLFIGLATIVNQDVIRHGSFKASKTGVFLKDVGLYEHTVNSYEYASRKTQLSYKWTEKNVPIYYKKTQAFVLPYWKMVVKVFTDAWQYIQKTTPVVVDKLNEYIPGIKDKLVLFYGEFVRIANLACKWLSKNLHFYGNIVIDLCLDAIHEIKSFLVLLFNGRITLTDISNIAQNFVKSLKHFATELYKWTTQQIQAFSASAKA, from the exons ATGAGTTCCAATGGCACGGCCGTGGGATCGGGGGGCTGGGAGAAGGTCAAGGCCGGCGGCAAAGGAGGCAAACACAAGGCCGGACCTGGCTCCAACAATGGTAATCAGTCCAACAATAAGAAGGCTGCCGCGGCCGCGGCTCAGGCCAAGATGCCCAAGTGGAACGATGTGT TGCCACTGGAAGAGTCGACGCGATTCACGACCGTCCTCAATAACAATAACGGAGCTACGAAGTCTTCAAATCCGGGATCACCGGCCAAAAGCAGCAAAACGAATGGGgtacaaaagaaaaagccCAAGTCTGGGAAAGAAAATGGCACCGCCGCCAAGGAATCCGACAAGAAACCGGCCACTCTTCAGGAGGCTGTTAAGAAG GTGAATATAACGGAGCTCAAGAGCATACTGACCAGTGTGAAGTCGCTTTATCCGGACAATCAAATCATCTGGCTGCGGGATGCTGCCTCTTACTTCAATGTGACCCTAGCCACCGAGCAGCCTTTATCTCTGGATGAACCTTTCGTGGACCAGCCTTTGGCTTTGTTGAACAAG gaaacaaaaaagacctTGACTCAACTCTGCCAACAATGCTCGGAAGGAGCCCTGCATACCGGATTTGAGACGTTATTGGCAAACTTGGTGCACGACATGGCTCGCAATGTCTCTGGTACCGGATATCTGGTGATGCTTCAACTTATGGCCGATCAGCATCCCAGTCTTTGTATTCGCAATTCGGAGCGATATTCCGAGTTGATGAATTCATATCAGAACCGCTCTCACGTTGGAAAAGCCCTGTTGTGGACCTTGGGCCaaggaggaaagaaagatcTGGCCGTCGGATTCGCGG TTTGGACTGAGTTTATGCTCCCTGTTCTAAGCTTGAAAAACTATTCAAGATTCGTCGTGGATTATCTAGTGGCCCTTCTTGAGCGTCACAAGTCCAGCATCCGCGGACAAACCCGACTTTTATGTTCGTCCCAATTCTTGAAAGTATTCGACGCAATGTTCGTAAATGCTTCTAACTTGAACAAGGAGCTTCAGGCCTCCTTGCTGAGTCAGTATCAGTCGATCAAG GTTATCTCCATCGGAGATTGCTCCAATGATCATGAGCTTTTCACCGAGTTTCTCCGTCGAGTTCAAAACACGGTTCAAGATCCGGAAAATTATTCCGAGGACTACAAGCAAGAGTCTTTGAAGTGTTTGGAAGATTGTCTCACGAACAATAAAGCCACATGGAAACATTGGCATGAATCATACATAACATTCCTCCCCGCTTCAGCGCAGCTTCTCATGCATTTAG ATGAAAACTGGTCCAAACTTGGCAAGAAAGTCAACAAGACGGAGGCGAAAGAAACATTCGAAGCCTTCCAGGATCATAACGAATCTGTCTCTGCATCTAAAGAAGGGGTGACCGAGGCTTTCATTTCCCTTGAG TCATTGCTGTCCAAAATGGGCCGAAATTCAACAGGAAGTTGGTTTCCGTGGAAGACATTCATTGTTCTCCTGTTCATCGGATTGGCCACCATAGTTAATCAAGATGTGATCCGACATGGAAGCTTCAAAG CCTCGAAAACTGGGGTATTCTTGAAGGATGTCGGCCTTTATGAGCATACAGTAAATTCGTATGAGTACGCCTCAAGGAAAACTCAATTGAGTTACAAATGGACGGAGAAGAATGTGCCAATCTACTATAAGAAAACGCAGGCTTTCGTCCTTCCCTATTGGAAGATGGTGGTCAAGGTCTTTACTGATGCTTGGCAATACATACAAAAAACCACTCCGGTCGTGGTGGACAAA CTCAATGAGTACATCCCAGGGATCAAGGACAAACTCGTCCTTTTCTATGGCGAATTTGTGCGCATTGCCAATCTGGCCTGCAAATGGCTTTCCAAGAATCTGCACTTTTACGGCAATATCGTCATCGATTTGTGTCTTGATGCAATCCACGAAATTAAGAGCTTCTTAGTCTTGTTGTTCAA TGGCCGAATCACCCTCACTGATATTAGcaatattgctcaaaattttgTGAAGTCTCTGAAACACTTTGCCACTGAGCTGTACAAGTGGACTACTCAGCAAATTCAGGCCTTCAGTGCCTCGGCCAAAGCTTGA
- the LOC131884679 gene encoding mitochondrial chaperone BCS1-like yields MGAMDILASLSENPYFGAGFGLFGVGAAASIGRKSFQSMVLLFKRHYVTTLEIPVNDRSYQWILHWITIRGATKTQHLSVRTAFNELDSGRVKSRYKLIPSLGTHVFRHESSGTWIKIDRTRDQHQTDIIGGVPWETVTLTTIGKRRQLFLDILEEARLEAGKEHAGKMITYTCASGDWRQFGEAKTNRPLTSVILDKNVAESIVQDVQEFLKSSDWYQDRGIPYRRGYLLYGPPGCGKTSFIMALAGHLDHSLCILNLSDSTLTDDRLAQRLADIPQDSIVLLEDIDAAFVSRENARNSQESTETAFQGLSRLTFSGLLNALDGATSSEGRILFMTTNYRNRLDEALIRPGRIDVEQLIDWCTEHQIRALFKNFYPEANPTQQAQFVEGLLNPSETNRSTSPAKIQSFLMLHKSGPKEALENLHEWNKSMRATDSPQGK; encoded by the exons ATGGGTGCAATGGATATCCTGGCTTCGTTGAGCGAAAACCCCTATTTTGGTGCCgggtttggcctttttggggTGGGAGCGGCGGCATCTATTGGACGAAAGTCCTTTCAATCCATGGTGTTGCTCTTCAAGAGGCACTATGTCACTACTCTAG AGATCCCTGTCAATGATAGAAGCTACCAATGGATTTTGCATTGGATCACCATTCGAGGAGCCACCAAAACACAACATCTTAGTGTTCGAACCGCCTTCAATGAACTCGACTCGGGAAGGGTGAAATCTCGATACAAGCTCATTCCGAGTCTTGGCACCCACGTATTCAGACATGAATCCTCTGGAACATGGATCAAAATCGATCGCACGAGGGACCAACACCAAACCGATATCATAGGAGGCGTTCCGTGGGAGACCGTGACTCTAACTACCATAg gaaagCGGCGACAACTCTTCCTGGATATTTTGGAAGAGGCACGCCTAGAGGCCGGGAAGGAGCACGCGGGTAAAATGATTACTTATACTTGTGCCAGTGGCGATTGGAGACAATTTGGCGAAGCCAAAACCAACAGGCCATTGACATCGGTGATTTTGGATAAAAATGTGGCCGAGTCGATTGTTCAGGATGTCCAAGAATTCCTCAAGAGTTCAGATTGGTACCAAGACCGGGGGATCCCATACCGTCGTGGATATTTACTCTATGGCCCACCCG GTTGTGGAAAGACCTCATTTATTATGGCTTTGGCAGGCCATCTGGATCATTCGTTATGCATCTTAAATCTTTCGGATTCAACTCTGACTGATGATCGTTTAGCTCAAAGGCTGGCAGACATACCTCAGGATTCGATAGTCCTTTTGGAAGATATTGACGCTGCATTCGTATCTAGAGAGAATGCTCGAAACTCGCAGGAAAGCACCGAAACTGCCTTTCAAG GTTTAAGCCGTTTAACGTTCAGTGGTCTTTTGAACGCCCTGGACGGCGCTACGTCTTCCGAGGGTCGAATCTTATTCATGACCACCAATTATCGAAACAGATTGGACGAAGCCCTCATCAGACCCGGAAGAATAGATGTTGagcaattgattgattggtgtaCTGAACATCAAATCAGGGCTCTTTTCAAGAACTTCTATCCTGAAGCGAATCCAACTCAACAAGCTCAATTTGTAGAGGGTTTACTGAATCCTTCCGAAACAAATCGCTCAACAAGTCCGGCCAAGATTCAAAGCTTCCTCATGCTCCATAAATCGGGACCaaaggaggctttggaaaatCTTCATGAATGGAACAAATCAATGCGTGCGACAGACTCACCTCAAGGGAAATGA
- the LOC131884686 gene encoding uncharacterized protein LOC131884686 has product MSNGAFLNKWREQLELEKNMKMQNVEASFAAELTKSPINKERLHQDLQIALTKIEDETRKALELFSQVEAIAAEWNEKEEIAAANAKIVAANANKEAILKETESRANIKAREVLYGFRNLEVAITDDNAVAGG; this is encoded by the exons ATGTCCAACGGAgctttcttgaacaaatggaGGGAGCAATTggagttggaaaaaaacatgaagatGCAGAATGTTGAAGCTTCATTTGCCGCCGAGCTAACCAAAAGCCCAATTAACAAGGAGAGACTCCATCAAGACTTGCAAATTGCCCTGACGAAAATAGAGGACGAAACTCGAAAAGCCCTGGAACTCTTCAGCCAAGTTGAGGCCATTGCCgcagaatggaatgaaaaggaagaaattgCGGCCGCCAATGCCAAGATTGTTGCCGCCAACGCCAACAAGGAGGCCATTCTTAAAGAGACGGAATCCCGTGCCAATATAAAAGCAAGAGAGGTGTTATATGGG TTTCGCAACCTTGAAGTGGCCATCACGGACGACAATGCTGTTGCTGGTGGTTGA